DNA sequence from the Pseudocalidococcus azoricus BACA0444 genome:
GCAACTAGCCGCCAGCGTCCAGAAGATTTAGCCGGGTTAATTACCCAAATTCGGACTGTTCTCCGTAAACCAGTGATGGCCGATATTGACTCCTTAGAAGCCGCCGCTGCCGCCGCCCAGTTGGGTGTGGACTGTGTGGGGACAACCTTATTTGGCTATACGGAATTAACAGCCCATGAAACACCCCCGGCCTGGGATTTATTACAGCGATTAGTGACCACGATGGCAATTCCTGTGATTTGTGAAGGGGGGATCAGTTCACCAGCCATGGCCCGCCAAGCCTTAGAGTTAGGAGCCGACTGTGTTGTTGTAGGAACAGACATTACCGGAATTGACCTGAAGGTTCAAGCCTATCTGCGAGGGATCCGTAACCCTTAAGCGTCCGTCATAATTAAGCTAATTGCTCCGATTCGGGATGGATCATGTCCCAGGCCACTGCCCCCCAACTCTACAGCCCTGAAGAATATCTGGCATTTGAAGAAACTGCCCGAGAGCGACATGAATATATTGACGGAGAAATCAGGCTCATGCCCGGCGGAAGACGAAACCACGCCAAACTGGGTGGAAGGCTTTTTTTTCTCTTGACCTTAGCCCTTGATTCTCAACCCTATGAGATTTATCCCAGTGATATGCGGATCTGGATTCCAGCCAGAAACGTTTATACCTACCCTGACTTAACCATGACGCTTTATCCCTCCCAAACTCAGCCTGGCCGAGACGATGTGGTGATCAATCCAGTGTTAATTGCGGAAGTCTTATCAAAGTCAACCCAGGCCTATGATCGGGGTGAAAAATTTGCGATTTACAAAGCGATTCCTACACTGCAAGAATATCTATTGATTGATCAATATCAGGTTGAAGTCTGGCAATTTATCAAACAACCGGATGGTCAATGGCAGGAAATAATTCTCAGTGGATTAGACGCAACTCTAACCTTAACGTTTGCCAATGTCACGATCCAATTAGCTGATCTGTATCAAAAAACTGACTTAATCCCTTAACCCTCATGATCTCTATCAGCCCCCTCACCCAACGCTACAGTCCCGAAGCATATTTGGCACTTGAAGAGACTGCCCGAGAGCGACATGAATATATTGACGGAGAAATCAGACTCATGCCTGGGGGAACCCGCAATCATTGCAAACTGGGGATTTGGCTTTGTGTTCTGTTAACCTTAGCCATTGACTCTCAGCCCTATGAAGTTTACAACGGTGATATGCGCCTCTGGATTCCGCAGCGAAACGCTTATACCTATCCTGATTTAACGATTGTTCCTCAGCCCTCCGAAACTCAGCCTGGCCGAGACGATGTGGTGATCAATCCAGTGTTAATTGCGGAAGTCTTATCAAAGTCAACCCAGGCCTATGATCGGGGTGAAAAATTTGCGATTTACAAAGCGATTCCTACACTGCAAGAATATCTATTGATTGATCAATATCAGGTTGAAGTCTGGCAATTTATCAAACAACCGGATGGTCAATGGCAGGAAATAATTCTCAGTGGATTAGACGCAACTCTAACCTTAACGTTTGCCAATGTCACGATCCAATTAGCTGATCTGTATCAAAAAACTGACTTAATTCCTGAAAAATGATGATGTCTGCAACTACCTTAAATCAAAGTTATCGCTCTCAAGAGTATTTAGCATTTGCAGAAACTGCCCGAGAGCGATATGAATATAGTGACAGAGAAATCAGGCTCATGCCCAGCGGAACCCCTAACCACAAGAGCATATCTGGAAATTTTCTATTTCTGCTCAAGCTAGCTTTACGTTCTCAGCCCTATAAAATCTTCCCTGTCAATCAACGACTGTGGATTTCCGCAAAGAACATATATACGTATCCCGATCTAATCGTGACACACCAACCCATTAAACTTAAATCGGATCGGATTGATACTGTCATAAATCCATGGTTAATCGCTGAAGTGCGATCTAAATCAACTCGTAATTATGACTATGGAGAAAAATTTCCTGCCTATGGCACTATGGGTCGTTTGCAAGACTATCTTCTCATGGATAAATATCAAATTCAGATTGATCACTGTACCAAACCATCTCAGTCTCAATGGTTGTTAACCGTTTATAACGCGTCTGATCTGAACTCTATCTCCAGATGTGTTGGGTATTCAGATCAAAATCGCGGCTATTTGTGAGGATATTGAGTTTGAGTCTCCTGAGTCAGTTTAAGTTTTACATTGTGAATCTAAATCAATGAACCGAATTAACCCGTTCCTTGGCCTGGACTATCTTCCCGCATTTCAATCCCTCGGTGATCTTTACTCGGATCCGGTGGCGGCGGCCGAATTTCCTCAACATCTGTTGCGCTTTCGGAATAATCAGATCTTAGGGATTCTTGGCCTGGATCCCGATCGGGTTACGGATGAAGATTTTATTGCCGCCTTTGGCAAGTTTCAAGACCGCGAACCCCTCCTGGCCATGCGCTATCACGGGTATCAGTTTGGTGAATATAATCCCCGTTTAGGTGATGGGCGTGGTTTTTTATATGGACAGGTGCGGGGCCAGGATGGGGAACTTTACGACTTCGGCACTAAAGGCTCTGGCACAACTCCCTATTCACGGGGCGGGGATGGCCGCTTAACCCTCAAAGGCGGGGTGCGGGAAGTTTTAGCCTCAGAAATGTTGGCTCGCTTAGGGGTGAGAACCTCTCGGGCCTTGAGTTTAATTGAAACCGGGGAACAACTCTGGCGCGGCGATGAACCCTCTCCAACACGCTCAGCCGTCTTAGTCCGGTTTAGTCGCTCCCATATTCGTTTTGGCACCTTTGAACGTCTCCATGCCCTCCAACGCCCAGATTTAATTCCCCCCCTCCTTGATCACGTTTTAGAGTATTACTATCCCCACTTATTACACCGAGAGAATCCCTATTTAGATTTCTATCAAGAACTGGTGACCAAAACCGCAAAATTAGTGGCGCAATGGATGGCAGCGGGATTTTGTCATGCGGTGTTGAATACGGATAATATGTCCATCACGGGGGAGAGTTTTGATTATGGCCCTTTTGCCTTTATTCCCACCTATGATACGAACTTTACCGCGGCCTATTTTGATCACTACGGACGCTATAGCTATGGCAATCAACCCGGCATTTGTGTCTGGAACTTAGAAATGTTACAACGGCCTCTCGCCGCCGTCATAGATGCTAAGGCCATGGCCGAACACCTAGAAAAATTTGCCCCCCTGTTTCAAACGGCTTACATTGAAGCGATGATTCAACGGCTGGGATTACCCCAATTAGGACTTCCAGCGGCAACAAAGCTCGTCCAGGCCACGGGGGAATTTTTAGCCACCAGCCAAGTTGGTTATAGTGAATTTTTTGTTGAACTCCGCAAACAATTTAATCCCTTATGGCGCGTAGATGCCGGGCATATTTTGGCAGGTTCAGACCTTCTTACCCCCCTCAAACCCGAGCAGGTTGACAGTTGGCAAATGGCTTATTTCCAGGCCCTCAACCAACTCCCTGAATCAGAATTAGCCAACATCCAGACCAACCTGAAAACCTATAATTCTCTCGTCATCATGACCCGACCAACCATTGAGCAGATCTGGGAGGCGATTACAGAGCAGGATGACTGGGGGCCCTTTAATCAACTGATTTTGGCTATCCAAGCTTAAGGGAGGACTTCAATCGCGGCCTGGAAGCCATTATTAGCCAGGACTTGGACAAAATCCTCAGCCCGGTGACGCTCCTGAAAACTGCCCACTTGCATTGCAGATTGCCCTTGATAACGACTAAAAAAGGCTCCAGGGGCCAGGGTTTGCAATTGCGGTTCACCTAAATTAGACAAGACCACGACTCGATAACGGGGGCCAGCGGCAACAACAGTCACCGTACTGCCGGGTGGAGGAGGTAAGCGGTTGGCCTGGGTAGATTCCCCCACATAGCCCATTGGAATAGTGGCCCGCGGCACGGGTAAAACCCCTTCACTGCTGGGGATCGGGGGCGGGGCCGGGGGAGGAAAGCGGTTGGCTGGCGTTGTCAAGGCGGGAGATTCCGGCGGCGGCACAAGAATAGTCACAGCGTCCGGGCGATTTAAGGGGTTGGCCTGGGCCGTCTGGATCACAATCCCTGTGGCAACCAGAATAACAACGACCGTGATAATTAGTTTTGTGCGGGAGTTGATCCGATTCATAAGCATCAATTCAGGATAATCAAGGTTGGCAAAGTTTGACGAGTTGACTGCAAAGGTGAGTTCCCCAGGCCTGGGGCGATAAACCCAAAGGCGATAATAGAAGCGGGACGTTAGTAGTTTTTGGTGTGGTTGCCGACCCTATGCAAAATTTAGCGATGCCAGAATCAGCCCTGTGGCGAAT
Encoded proteins:
- a CDS encoding N-acetylmannosamine-6-phosphate 2-epimerase gives rise to the protein MTDKLFPPGLESLAGDLVVSCQAPSDSPLHDPMVIAAMAKAAVIQGAVGVRIDSPAHVAAVRKVVSVPIIGLWKQVSPAYPVYITPRFDQAEAVALAGADVIAIDATSRQRPEDLAGLITQIRTVLRKPVMADIDSLEAAAAAAQLGVDCVGTTLFGYTELTAHETPPAWDLLQRLVTTMAIPVICEGGISSPAMARQALELGADCVVVGTDITGIDLKVQAYLRGIRNP
- a CDS encoding Uma2 family endonuclease; the protein is MISISPLTQRYSPEAYLALEETARERHEYIDGEIRLMPGGTRNHCKLGIWLCVLLTLAIDSQPYEVYNGDMRLWIPQRNAYTYPDLTIVPQPSETQPGRDDVVINPVLIAEVLSKSTQAYDRGEKFAIYKAIPTLQEYLLIDQYQVEVWQFIKQPDGQWQEIILSGLDATLTLTFANVTIQLADLYQKTDLIPEK
- a CDS encoding Uma2 family endonuclease — its product is MSATTLNQSYRSQEYLAFAETARERYEYSDREIRLMPSGTPNHKSISGNFLFLLKLALRSQPYKIFPVNQRLWISAKNIYTYPDLIVTHQPIKLKSDRIDTVINPWLIAEVRSKSTRNYDYGEKFPAYGTMGRLQDYLLMDKYQIQIDHCTKPSQSQWLLTVYNASDLNSISRCVGYSDQNRGYL
- a CDS encoding Uma2 family endonuclease produces the protein MSQATAPQLYSPEEYLAFEETARERHEYIDGEIRLMPGGRRNHAKLGGRLFFLLTLALDSQPYEIYPSDMRIWIPARNVYTYPDLTMTLYPSQTQPGRDDVVINPVLIAEVLSKSTQAYDRGEKFAIYKAIPTLQEYLLIDQYQVEVWQFIKQPDGQWQEIILSGLDATLTLTFANVTIQLADLYQKTDLIP
- a CDS encoding protein adenylyltransferase SelO; this translates as MNRINPFLGLDYLPAFQSLGDLYSDPVAAAEFPQHLLRFRNNQILGILGLDPDRVTDEDFIAAFGKFQDREPLLAMRYHGYQFGEYNPRLGDGRGFLYGQVRGQDGELYDFGTKGSGTTPYSRGGDGRLTLKGGVREVLASEMLARLGVRTSRALSLIETGEQLWRGDEPSPTRSAVLVRFSRSHIRFGTFERLHALQRPDLIPPLLDHVLEYYYPHLLHRENPYLDFYQELVTKTAKLVAQWMAAGFCHAVLNTDNMSITGESFDYGPFAFIPTYDTNFTAAYFDHYGRYSYGNQPGICVWNLEMLQRPLAAVIDAKAMAEHLEKFAPLFQTAYIEAMIQRLGLPQLGLPAATKLVQATGEFLATSQVGYSEFFVELRKQFNPLWRVDAGHILAGSDLLTPLKPEQVDSWQMAYFQALNQLPESELANIQTNLKTYNSLVIMTRPTIEQIWEAITEQDDWGPFNQLILAIQA